CGAAACTCACCACTGGTAGTCGTACGTTACTAGCTCCTACCGTCACCTGCCTGTTTACATTCCCAGCTCCATCCTCCATGCCGCAGGCAGCTGGCACCAACTCCGGCTGCGGCGCCAGCCAGGTACTACCATTGATGAATTTATACTCATACACACCAGCCGGAACATTCACCGTCAGTTCATAGACATTGTCTTTATCGGCATCGGTCATTACAGAAGTAGCCGGGTTCCAGTCTGCCCCTACCCCAGATTCAGATTGAAATGAACCTGCCACATGCACCCCATTTGGTGATACAGTCTGCTGGCTCATGTCCACTCTGAAGGTGAGCTGTACTTGTTGAGCGTGCAAGCTAAAAGAGGCACTTATCCAAAGCAGGAAACAGGTAAAAAGTGCTTTCATTTAAATAGAAAAAATGAGATAATACTAATTTTAAACTTCGCCCGAAACAGAAGATGAAAGGGATTTCCCTCCTCTGTAGTTTCACAAGTCATATTTATGCACAGAAGCATTATTGGCCTGTTTCTCACAAAGGGAGTCAAAAACAGAAAGTGGCCAAAATAGCAGAAGAGGTTACCTCATCTATATGAGATAACCTCTTCTATGACTATCTACACTGCACTAGATAGATTAAACCTTGGTTAGCTTGTAAGTGCCCATGCCTGTTGTAAAGTCAACATCAATTCTGTATTTACCTGCAGCTAATCCTTTAGTTGACAAGTTTGGACCATTACCCTGTGCATCAAATGTACCTTGGGTAGAGGTTCCTGAACCAAAGGCCCATTTGTCATTCCATTGATTATACTCAGGCAATAACAAATATTCACTATCTGCTTTCAGGTCAATAGTAATTGAGTATTTGCCTGGTGCAGTTTTAGTAAAGTCTTGACCAGAAGATACTCCCCAGTCACCTGGAGTGGCTCCACCCACAATCACAATTTTGTTTCCTAATGTAAAGGCTGGATCACCAAAAGTACCTATGCTTACACGTACAGGATTAGTTTTACCGTCCCATATGGCAGACTGAGCAAAACCGTATCTGTTTTTACCAGTGGCAGAAGCTGATCCTTTCACAACTACGTACTCAACACCTGTTTTCTTAGGTACTGCTGCAGCAATCTTGTTAGTACCTTCAAAGGCAATCATTTTAGTAGCACCTGTTAGGCTAGTGGCACCTTTTTCTACTACGTAATAGTCGCCGCCTTTCGCATCTAAGCTATTGTCTAAGGTAGCTACAAAGGTCAACATGCCAGCCTTAACCGCATCAGCAGGAACATTCAGAATTTCGCCACTTGTAGAAGTTGGAGTTACAGTAGGCAGATCTTTCCAGTTGAAAGCAGTAGCGTTAAAGGTAGTTTCACCGTTATAGGTAAAGTCTGAATACTCCGCACCAGCGGCAGTGGTCATTTGCTTGTCCCAGGTACCACGAGTAATTTTAAACTTATCGCCAGACACTAAGTGCATGGCAATTTCGTAGCAAGTTGGGCTCAGTTGGGTAAATTTGTGCGGTCCTCCACCGCCATCCCAATCAGAGCCCCCTTCACGAGAACCAAAACTACCAGTAAGGTAAACTGTTCTGTCTGCAGCCGGAAGTGTGGCACCATTAGGAACATACAATCTTATCCATACCGTTTTTCCTTCTGGAAGACGACTAGTAAAATTACACAACACAGGCTCCATGTTGTTGATTACGTTAATTTTGTAGGAACCTACCGTCTGCTCTCCATCCTTGCTGGTCATCTTGTAATTAACCGTATACACACCAGAAGGCGCCTTGTCATTGCCTGGAAGTTTCACGCTCATGTTTACACGGTTCAAGCTGTTAGACTTGATGTTGTTAAGAGTGGAAGTGGCAATGGCATTAGAAGCTCCTTCTTTCATTACTTCTACCACTACCTTCTCCAAGTCAGTGGCAGACGCGGTGAAAGATACGGGAATGGCTGGGCTAGCATCTGACAACACCACCAAGTCATACTCCTGGTTTCTTACTTCCATAAACATGGAATCCACCTCATCCTCGCCACATCCCCACATGAAGGCACTCATCAGGAGGCTGAAGAAAAGGAAATATTTCTTAAAATTTTTCATATGAATTCTAGTTTAATGCTTAATAACCAGGGTTCTGCTTTAATGTTGGATTGTTAGATATTGCTACAGCAGGAATAGGGAACAATTTGTATTTATCACTGCTTTGCGCTTTGAATGCACGGGCAGCGGTAAAGGTGCCAAAGCGAATCATATCCTGACGACGGTGACCTTCCCATACAAGTTCACGGCCTCTTTCATCATATATCTCATTTAAGGTCAAGGTACCTGTGATGTCAGCTAATCCTGCACGGTTTCTAACTTGGTTCACTAATGATTTAGCAGTTCCCTGATCTCCATTGCTCCTAAGCAATGCTTCCGCTTTGGTCAGCAATACGTCAGCATAACGGAAAACCGGGAAGTCGTTTGAAGTACTATTATTGGATTCAAAGGGAGGAACAGGCAAAAACTTAGCGTTTCTGGCACCATCTGTCATTCCTGCGTTATCTATAGAAGATATGTTCAGGTTGTAGGTAACACCCCCTGGCTGCGGTCCTATAAGCCATTGATCGCGACGCTTGTCCTGTTCAGAATATTTGTTTACAAAATCCTGATGAACGGTAGCCCCGTTCCAACCACTAAAGCCAAACAAGGCGGTAGCATGAGGACCATGGAGCGTACGAATACCAATAATGTTCCGTGGAGCAGTAAGTGCATCTACGTACACAGCCAAAATCACTTCTTGGTCAGACAATCTATCTCCAAACACTGCTTGCGAACCTGCATTGTCATAAAGGTTTTGCACTAAGGAGAAGCCACCTTCATTTATTACCTTATCTGAGGCTGCAATGGCCTCTGTCCAACGTGGAGTACCTGTATACACTTGGGCATTTAGGTAAAGTTTACCCAACAAAGCATAACCTGCCCATTTATTGAAGCGACCATAGAATTGCCCTCCCTTGGCAGTAGGAAGCAAATCAATATTAGCATTCAGCTCATTTTCAATGAATTTGAAAACCTCTGCGCGCGGAGTTTGTGGAATCTGGTCTACCGTTACATTGTTTTCGGTGTAGAAAGGAATATCTCCCCATCCATCCATCAACATATAGTAAAAGTAGGCTCTCAAAACTTTAGCCTCGGCTATTCTAGCCGGGTCTGCATTAGCTTTGGTCAAAAGCTCCACCGCCAAGTTAGCCTTAAAGATGCTTCTATATAACCAGTTCCAAGTATTCCCAATGAACTCTTGAGAACCTGTCCACGTGTGCTGGTACATAGCACGCCAGATACCATTATCATCCCAAGCCCCATCAGAGCGTCTAGGAATAATCATCTCATCTGTAGAGGACTCGTTCAAGTCATACCAGCCTCTATCAGCGCCGGCAATTCCTTTTCCGTTCCAGTCTCCTCTTACCTCATTGTAAATATTGGCTAAGGCTGCATTTACACCGGCTTCAGTAGCGTAGAAATCGTCTGCTACCTGTTGCCCGTAAATACCTTCATCCAAATCGGTACAGCCCACAAACGTGACAGACGCGAAAATCAAGGCTGAATAAAATATCTTTTTCATACAAAAATCTTATAGTGTTTACCTAGCGCCTATTGCCTTATAAGCTAAGACAAAAGCACTTAGTTCATTTTTAGAAGGTTGCGTTTATCCCTAATGCAAAACTGCGCGTACGTGGATAAATACCGTAGTCAACCCCAAATCCAGATCCACCGCTTGTGCTCAATTCTGGGTCAATGCCAGAGTATCCTGTGATGACAAAAAGGTTGTTTGCCGTAAATGAGAATCTTAAAGATTTAACAGCTCCAAACTTTTCCGTATTCACATTATAACCTAGAGTAAGGTTTTCTAAACGAGCAAAATCTCCGTCTTCTAACCAATAGTCAGTAGCGTATGTCAAGTTATTGATGCCATCTTCTAAAGCGCTTTTCAACATGTTAGTCTGACCAAAGCTTCCCAGAGCACTCATTGTAGCTCTTCTAGCATTGAAAATCTTATGACCGTGAGCACCTCGCACCACCATGTTCAAATCAAAGCTCTTGAATCGTGCAGATGGTGTAAACGCCCATGTGAACTTAGGCAAGGCCTGACCAGCAACGTAACGATCTGGGTTTTCTCTGTTTCCATCAGAAATAACTCCGTCTCCATTTAAATCATCAATGATTTGGTTACCGTTGGCGTCAACCCCAGCGTGCTTGAACAAATAGAATGTTCCCAAGCTCTGACCAATGATTAAGTGAGAGATAGCATTGTTAGTTGAGGCTACCCCTGTTGTACCACCAGAAGCCCAAACAACGTAATCTGTCTCCAATGGTAAGCCGTTCAAAGAGCCGCTCAATTCTTTTACTTCGGTCTTAGTAGTAGATACGTTACCCGCTAAAGTCACCCCTACGTTTTCATTGTCTACTAAAATATAACTTAAGCTAGCCTCAAGTCCTTTATTCATGATCTCACCAATGTTGGCTTTGATGGTTCCAAAAGGATATGGAGGTTGTGGCACCGCATAGTCAAACAGTAAGTCACTGGTTAAGCCATAGTATCCATCAAACGTACCAGAAAGCTTTCCTTCAAAGAAACCAAAGTCAATACCGGCGTTGTACATCTTCTTAACTTCCCACTGCAAGTCTCTGTTTTCGTTCTGGGTAATAGAGAAGTTAGGGATTACAGAGCCTCCAAAGAACACAGTCCCATCATTGTTCACTAAGCGTACAGAGTTTAATGGCCCTAAACCTTGCTGGTTACCGGTTTCACCGTAGCCAACTCGCAATTTAAAGTCGTTCATCACATCCAAACCAGACATGAAGGCTTCTTCAGAAATTCTCCAGGCTCCAGAAACAGCAAAGAAGTTAGCCCATTTGTTGTTGGCTCCAAATACAGAAGAACCATCACGTCTAAAGCTGGCGCTCAACATATATCTATCTTTGAAAGAGTAGTTTACTCTACCAAGGAATGAAGCCAAAGTTCTGTCAGATTTATAAGAAGTAATGTTGCCCGCTTGGAACAAAGTAGGGTCTGACGATTGCAAACTGCTCAGGTTATTCTCAGTATCAACAGTAAACCCTCTGGCAGAAGCTCTAAAACCGTTATACACTTGTTGCTGCCACTCGTTTACGCCAATTACATCAATGCTGTGATCGCCGAATTCCTTTTTATAGTTCAAAATAAAGTTGAATAACTTCTCATCAGAAGAATTCAGTTCTCTGGAAGCAATACCGTCTGGCAAGTTCTGAATGTACAGGTTTCTTTCTGCACCAGTAAGGTTAGCAGGCACAACCCCTAGGTTTCTAGCGCTTTCCTGAGTAGTTCTAGCCGAAATGTAATTTTGGTACTCGCGGTCAGTTTTACGCCAAGAGCCAAAAGCAGTAGCGGTTAGGCCATTCAAGATTGTGTATTCCGCACGAAGGCTACCAAACAAATTGTTGGTTCTGTCGCCGTCTACAATCTCAGTAGTGCGAGCTACAGGGTTTAGGTAATTGAAACCGTTAGGATCAATAAAATATGGACCCGTGTCTTTGTTTAACGGATTCTCTACATAAATTGGATCTGTGGGTCTGCGATTGATGGCCTCTCCAATTCTACCGCCGTTATTGAAATCATTGGTGAGAACTGAAGTATTCAAATTGAAGGTTAATGCCAACTTGTCTTTGAAGGCCGACTGCATTCCCTGGAATCGGGCGATGTAGTTTTCAGAGTTTGACTTCTTGATGATACCTTGTTGCAGAATGCCTGTTAATGAAGTTCTGTAAGTAAAGTTTTCAGTACCTCCAGAAACAGCAAGGTTGTGTGTAGTAGTATACCCTCTACGAGTAATTGCATCTACCCAGTCTGTATCTCCTCCAAAGTCATAGGTGTTTTCGATACCTCTAGCCGCAGCGGCAGCTCTGTATTCAGAAGCATTTAGCAACTCATAGTTTTTAGCGATGGTTTCTACTGAACCCACGCCGCTGTATTCTACAGTGGTTGTGCCTGCAGAGCCTTTTTTAGTAGTCACCAAAACTACACCGGCTGCACCTCTAGACCCGTAAATAGCCGTAGCAGAAGCATCCTTCAAAATCTCAATAGACTCAATCTCACTTGGTGGAATCTGCTTTAACAGGTTCAAGTCACCTTGAATACCGTCTACCACCACCAAAGGATCATTACCACCAATCAAAGAAGTAATCCCTCTAATCCGGATGCTAGGCGCCTGGCCCGGCTCACTACCCACTTGGTTGATGTTCACACCGGCCGCTCTACCATTGATTTGTTGTAATGGGCTGGTGATAGGTCCTGCGTTGAAATCTTTTTCATCTAAAGATGCAACAGAACCTGTCACGTCTCTTTTATTTTGAGTACCATACCCTACCACTACAATTTCATCTAAGGCCTTCGCATCAGACTGGAGGGTTACATTTACAGTTGGCTGTCCGGCAATGGCAACTTCCTTAGATAGAAAACCAATATAAGAGAATACCAAGGTTCCATTTGCCTGAGCATCAGACAAAGACAATGTATAACGGCCTTCAGCGTCTGTAGAAGTTCCGTTGGTAGAGCCTTTCAGGACTACCGTTACCCCTGCTAAGGGAGATCCTTCCCCGCTAACAACACCAGAAACACTACGCTGCTGGGCTTGCACCAGACCGCTGCAAAGCAGAAAGAAGACCGTAGCCAGCACCAGAAATCCTGATTTCTGAAACGGCCGTTTGCCTTGTGGTCCATGACTGGGAGGCAAATTTTTGAGTAATAATTTAAACATAGATAGAGGTTTAGGAATGATAGGTTAAAAGTTCAAGGTTCAATTCTCAGACCTGTGAGTTAAAATATTGGCTTTTAGTTATTTACCTTCAAAGCCAGTTCTTGGCAATCGATTTCCTTAGCGATTTAACAACTTCTGCGCTAATTGCAAAGCGTTTTAGGCAGAATTAATCAATAAGTTTTAAGGATTTCCCAAAAATACGTCTTAAACACGTATGATTTTCAAAAATACCTTCCAGAATCGTCCCTTTATTAAAATATGTTTAATTAGCTTTGTTTGCTGCGTATCAGCTTAGCGGCTGTTACAGGCGCATTCTCCCAACATTTTACGAAATCGATGGTTCTCCATGGCTAGAGTTACAATTCATGACATTGCGAAAAAGGTAAACACCACTGCCTCTACGGTTTCTAAGGCCCTGAACGATCACCCTTCCATTAGTACCGCCACCAAAGAACTCATCAAAGAAGCGGCCCAGAACCTAAACTACCGCCAGAACAGACTGGCCTCTTCCCTCCGCTCTGGCAGAACCAACATCATTGGCATTGTCATACCCAGTTCTGAGATAGGATTCTTCGCCACGGTAGTGCACGGCATTGAGAAAGTAGCTAGAAACCACGGGTACAACGTGCTGCTGTTTCAGTCTAACATTTTGGGCGAGTACGAGGTGGAAGGCATTGAGACGCTGCTTCACTCCAGCGTAGACGGCATCATTGCCTCCATTGCCAAAGACACCACCACCTTGGACCATTACCTGGAGGTAAAAAAGAGAAAAGTACCATTGGTGCTGTTTGACCGCACCAAAGACGAGATTGGCGTGCCTTCTGTGGTGATTGATGACTACAAAGGAGCCTACATGGCCACGGAGCATTTGATTGAGCAGGGCTATACCCGTATTGCTCATATTTCTGGTGCCCAGCACGTAAAGATTTTCAATGACCGTCTGCGGGGTTACGTAGACGCCCTTCGTGCCCACAACCTGACCGTAGATGATGATTTAATCCAATATGGTAAAAACTCCATTGAGTCTGGGAGGGCGTGTATGCAAGCTTTGTTGGAAGGCGCCAAAAAACCAGATGCCGTCTTTGCCGTTGAAGATTTCACCGCCCTGGGAGCGCAGCAGATAATAAAAAAGAGCGGCTATAGAATTCCGGAAGAAATCGGCTTGATTGGGTTCGGAAATGAGTCTTTCAGTCCGTTTATCACCCCAGGACTTTCCACTATAGACCAGCAGGCCGCACAGATGGGCGAAGAGGCATTTAAGATGTTTCTGCACCAAGTCAAAAACCCAACCATTGCTACTGAGTTAATTCCTAAACTGGTGCTGGACCCGGTGCTCATCATCAGAGAGTCCTCGGTAAGAAAATCATAGGAATAGAGTTTTACTCTCAGCCTTCGCCCCTCTTTCGTTTTTGGCCTGTTTCTCAGGAAACAGGCCAAAAACGAAAGAGGGCTTTTTATTGTATCTCGCTTATTATGTTTACCAATCCCTGATGGCATAGAAGGAAATGCGATGGCTCCTTTGCTTATATCCCTTCCTGCTTCTCTACAATTCACTGTAGGAAACCCATGCATTTAAAGCAAAAAGTGTTTTTTCAGCACTTTTGCATCTGTTTGCCGCTTCTTCCTTTTCTCCTCTATTATCTTATTCCTATATTACCCATCCAAACTCTGACTAAACAAGACAAACCGCTTTATGGATCAACATTCTAGTAAAAGTTACAGCTCGGCGCTCTACACGCTGGCAATGGTATTTTTCTTCTGGGGCTTTCTGGCGGCCTCCAACGGGGTATTCATACCCTTCTGTAAATCGCATTTTAACCTGAGCCAGTTTCAGTCGCAGTTGATTGACTCGGCCTTCTACGGTGCTTACTTCATTGGCTCGCTGTTGCTATATCTTTATTCTACCAGCGTAGGGTATGATTTCCTGAACAAGATTGGCTATAAGAAAGGTATCATTTATGGCTTGATGGTGTCTGTAGTCGGCGCTTTGGTAATGATACCAGCGGTGAACACTGGCGAGTACCTGTTCATCTTGCTAGCATTTTTTGTCATTGCCTTGGGCTTTTCTTTGCAGCAAACCTCTGCCAACCCATTTGCCGTGGCGCTAGGTGATCCGGCCACCGGATCTCACCGCCTGAGCTTGGTGGGTGGCGTGAACTCCCTGGGAACTACCATCGGACCCATCATCATCACGCTAGTCCTTTTCGGAACGGTGGCGGCCACGCAAGAGCAAACAGAGTCAGCCCCTATCAGCTCCATTAACACCCTTTACTTGATTCTTGCAGGGGTATTTGTACTGGTGGCCGGCATCTTTGCGGCCCGAAACATGCCAAGAGTTACCTCAGACGAAGAGCCTGAGCGTAGTGGCAAGGCCACTGTTTCCTTGCTAGCTATTACGGGAACCATCATTGCCCTGGCCGTAGTGGGCAATTTGCTGCCTGAGAGCGAATCCGGAACCTCTACCATGATTCTTCTCATACTGGCCCTGGTAAGTGTTATTCTTATTCTGGTATTGTCTAACTTGGCTGCTCAAAAGAACGGCGAAGGCTGGGGTGCCATGAAATACCCTCAGCTTACCCTGGGCATGATTGCCATCTTTGTTTACGTGGGTGTGGAGGTAACCATTCAAAGCAACCTGGGTGCCCTGTTGCAGACCCCGGAGTTTGGCGGTTACAATGAGTCACAGATTTCTCATTTCATTTCCTTGTACTGGGGTAGTTTGATGATTGGCCGCTGGATGAGCGCGGTGACCGTGTTCAACGTTAGCAAGAACGCCAAATTGGTGTTAAGCATTCTGGTGCCATACATAGCTTTTGCCGTGGTATTGTTTGTGAATTACATTTCTGGCAATGACGTGAGCGACCTATATATTTACGCCGTTTGCATTGCCATCATGATTGCCGCCAACTTCTGGTCACAAGGCA
The nucleotide sequence above comes from Nibribacter ruber. Encoded proteins:
- a CDS encoding copper resistance protein CopC, with product MKNFKKYFLFFSLLMSAFMWGCGEDEVDSMFMEVRNQEYDLVVLSDASPAIPVSFTASATDLEKVVVEVMKEGASNAIATSTLNNIKSNSLNRVNMSVKLPGNDKAPSGVYTVNYKMTSKDGEQTVGSYKINVINNMEPVLCNFTSRLPEGKTVWIRLYVPNGATLPAADRTVYLTGSFGSREGGSDWDGGGGPHKFTQLSPTCYEIAMHLVSGDKFKITRGTWDKQMTTAAGAEYSDFTYNGETTFNATAFNWKDLPTVTPTSTSGEILNVPADAVKAGMLTFVATLDNSLDAKGGDYYVVEKGATSLTGATKMIAFEGTNKIAAAVPKKTGVEYVVVKGSASATGKNRYGFAQSAIWDGKTNPVRVSIGTFGDPAFTLGNKIVIVGGATPGDWGVSSGQDFTKTAPGKYSITIDLKADSEYLLLPEYNQWNDKWAFGSGTSTQGTFDAQGNGPNLSTKGLAAGKYRIDVDFTTGMGTYKLTKV
- a CDS encoding RagB/SusD family nutrient uptake outer membrane protein, giving the protein MKKIFYSALIFASVTFVGCTDLDEGIYGQQVADDFYATEAGVNAALANIYNEVRGDWNGKGIAGADRGWYDLNESSTDEMIIPRRSDGAWDDNGIWRAMYQHTWTGSQEFIGNTWNWLYRSIFKANLAVELLTKANADPARIAEAKVLRAYFYYMLMDGWGDIPFYTENNVTVDQIPQTPRAEVFKFIENELNANIDLLPTAKGGQFYGRFNKWAGYALLGKLYLNAQVYTGTPRWTEAIAASDKVINEGGFSLVQNLYDNAGSQAVFGDRLSDQEVILAVYVDALTAPRNIIGIRTLHGPHATALFGFSGWNGATVHQDFVNKYSEQDKRRDQWLIGPQPGGVTYNLNISSIDNAGMTDGARNAKFLPVPPFESNNSTSNDFPVFRYADVLLTKAEALLRSNGDQGTAKSLVNQVRNRAGLADITGTLTLNEIYDERGRELVWEGHRRQDMIRFGTFTAARAFKAQSSDKYKLFPIPAVAISNNPTLKQNPGY
- a CDS encoding SusC/RagA family TonB-linked outer membrane protein, which produces MFKLLLKNLPPSHGPQGKRPFQKSGFLVLATVFFLLCSGLVQAQQRSVSGVVSGEGSPLAGVTVVLKGSTNGTSTDAEGRYTLSLSDAQANGTLVFSYIGFLSKEVAIAGQPTVNVTLQSDAKALDEIVVVGYGTQNKRDVTGSVASLDEKDFNAGPITSPLQQINGRAAGVNINQVGSEPGQAPSIRIRGITSLIGGNDPLVVVDGIQGDLNLLKQIPPSEIESIEILKDASATAIYGSRGAAGVVLVTTKKGSAGTTTVEYSGVGSVETIAKNYELLNASEYRAAAAARGIENTYDFGGDTDWVDAITRRGYTTTHNLAVSGGTENFTYRTSLTGILQQGIIKKSNSENYIARFQGMQSAFKDKLALTFNLNTSVLTNDFNNGGRIGEAINRRPTDPIYVENPLNKDTGPYFIDPNGFNYLNPVARTTEIVDGDRTNNLFGSLRAEYTILNGLTATAFGSWRKTDREYQNYISARTTQESARNLGVVPANLTGAERNLYIQNLPDGIASRELNSSDEKLFNFILNYKKEFGDHSIDVIGVNEWQQQVYNGFRASARGFTVDTENNLSSLQSSDPTLFQAGNITSYKSDRTLASFLGRVNYSFKDRYMLSASFRRDGSSVFGANNKWANFFAVSGAWRISEEAFMSGLDVMNDFKLRVGYGETGNQQGLGPLNSVRLVNNDGTVFFGGSVIPNFSITQNENRDLQWEVKKMYNAGIDFGFFEGKLSGTFDGYYGLTSDLLFDYAVPQPPYPFGTIKANIGEIMNKGLEASLSYILVDNENVGVTLAGNVSTTKTEVKELSGSLNGLPLETDYVVWASGGTTGVASTNNAISHLIIGQSLGTFYLFKHAGVDANGNQIIDDLNGDGVISDGNRENPDRYVAGQALPKFTWAFTPSARFKSFDLNMVVRGAHGHKIFNARRATMSALGSFGQTNMLKSALEDGINNLTYATDYWLEDGDFARLENLTLGYNVNTEKFGAVKSLRFSFTANNLFVITGYSGIDPELSTSGGSGFGVDYGIYPRTRSFALGINATF
- a CDS encoding LacI family DNA-binding transcriptional regulator — encoded protein: MARVTIHDIAKKVNTTASTVSKALNDHPSISTATKELIKEAAQNLNYRQNRLASSLRSGRTNIIGIVIPSSEIGFFATVVHGIEKVARNHGYNVLLFQSNILGEYEVEGIETLLHSSVDGIIASIAKDTTTLDHYLEVKKRKVPLVLFDRTKDEIGVPSVVIDDYKGAYMATEHLIEQGYTRIAHISGAQHVKIFNDRLRGYVDALRAHNLTVDDDLIQYGKNSIESGRACMQALLEGAKKPDAVFAVEDFTALGAQQIIKKSGYRIPEEIGLIGFGNESFSPFITPGLSTIDQQAAQMGEEAFKMFLHQVKNPTIATELIPKLVLDPVLIIRESSVRKS
- a CDS encoding MFS transporter, which translates into the protein MDQHSSKSYSSALYTLAMVFFFWGFLAASNGVFIPFCKSHFNLSQFQSQLIDSAFYGAYFIGSLLLYLYSTSVGYDFLNKIGYKKGIIYGLMVSVVGALVMIPAVNTGEYLFILLAFFVIALGFSLQQTSANPFAVALGDPATGSHRLSLVGGVNSLGTTIGPIIITLVLFGTVAATQEQTESAPISSINTLYLILAGVFVLVAGIFAARNMPRVTSDEEPERSGKATVSLLAITGTIIALAVVGNLLPESESGTSTMILLILALVSVILILVLSNLAAQKNGEGWGAMKYPQLTLGMIAIFVYVGVEVTIQSNLGALLQTPEFGGYNESQISHFISLYWGSLMIGRWMSAVTVFNVSKNAKLVLSILVPYIAFAVVLFVNYISGNDVSDLYIYAVCIAIMIAANFWSQGKPAKLLMGLGLLGVVAMLIGLFTTGTVGLFAFISGGLVCSIMWPSIFALSITGLGKYTSQGSSLLIMMILGGAIIPPLQGGIADFTDIHSSYWVAVLCFGYLTFFAWKVSGILKKQGHDIENLNAEGGH